One stretch of Hevea brasiliensis isolate MT/VB/25A 57/8 chromosome 12, ASM3005281v1, whole genome shotgun sequence DNA includes these proteins:
- the LOC131171198 gene encoding uncharacterized protein LOC131171198, whose translation MKIDKAFCDLGASVSLIPLSICQKLEVGELKPTTISLQLAGRFVKYPVGILENIPIKVGKFFIPVDFVVLEMEEDIQIPIILGRPFLATAGAIIDVKMGVDKLVKEEFHKAHPEDPLEACIVHSHTADNENTEIAACAQSLETNHCTISSSFQSGGAKGGASQKQTKRQH comes from the exons ATGAAAATAGACAAAGCCTTCTGTGATCTGGGGGCAAGTGTAAGTCTAATACCTCTATCAATATGTCAAAAGCTGGAGGTTGGAGAACTGAAACCCACAACAATATCACTGCAATTGGCTGGCCGTTTTGTTAAATACCCTGTGGGCATCCtagagaacatccctatcaaggtAGGCAAGTTCTTCATTCCAGTTGACTTTGTTGTCTTAGAGATGGAAGAGGACATCCAaatccctatcatcttgggaagacctttcttggcaaccGCTGGAGCTATCATAGATGTTAAAATGGGCG TTGACAAACTAGTTAAAGAGGAATTCCATAAAGCACATcctgaagatcctcttgaagcatgcattgtgCACAGTCACACAGCAGATAATGAGAACACAGAAATTGCAGCTTGTGCACAGTCTTTAGAAACTAACCACTGTACCATCAGCTCAAGCTTTCAAAGTGGAGGAGCTAAAGGAGGAGCAAGCCAAAAGCAAACCAAAAGACAACACTAA